CGCCTGCCTCCTACTTCGCGGTGGCCTCGGCGGCCGCGGCTGCCCGGTCCGCCAGCGGACGCAGGGCGAGGTAGCAGAGCGTCAGCAGCACCGAGAAGAGGATGGTCATTCCCACCGCCCTCGGGTGGCCGAACGGGTCGAGGAGCGGAGCCACCACGTCGGCCAGGAGTGCGCTTGGAGCGGTGAGCACGTCCCACGAGTTCCAGCGGAGGACCCGCCCCAGGTAGATCCCGAAGCTGCCGAGCGCCAGGGCGCCGACCGCGACCGACCAGCCCGCCCGAGCGCCATACCATCGCCGCACCGTGCCGTGTACCTCCGCCAGAGATACCATGCCGACCAGCAT
This window of the Pseudomonadota bacterium genome carries:
- a CDS encoding DUF1361 domain-containing protein, with translation MIPPASRLVVASVGFAVALIAARIAVTGNLQFAFLLWNLFLATVPLVLSRGLARFERPGWLPLGVGSAWLLFFPNAPYLLTDLIHVHRGTEAPLWYDLVLLLAAAWGGMLVGMVSLAEVHGTVRRWYGARAGWSVAVGALALGSFGIYLGRVLRWNSWDVLTAPSALLADVVAPLLDPFGHPRAVGMTILFSVLLTLCYLALRPLADRAAAAAEATAK